The genome window TCTTTATTCATATTTGTGTGTATAAGGGCATTTTCGTAAATATACAAGATTACATAAAAGcttatgaatgatttttttggatgaagttaattaattaattatgacctaataagctaaattaagtgactcaagcccaaAATAGGCTCAAGTCAGTTAAACCCACAAATAAGTCTATACAAACTCCTTAGGGGTTTAGGATTAGACACTTCAACTATTCCGTCTTCTAGAAAAAGAGTCCTAGCCTCCATCCCTACAAAAAGAGAATATTATCATTGTCTAATGCCAAGATCCAATTAGAAAGAGAGCCATTGGGCTAAAGATTGTAAGGATTTCAAAATCCACATCATCCACTTCATTGATTAGAATTGATATGAGAATATTTAGATTAAAGGTAATGTTTCTTAGCACCTAGATCTAAGATTCTTTGTTTGAATGCTTCATTTGCTTAGATCTAGTATCTCTAAGATTGTAGATGCATACGCCCTAACGATCGAACAAGACTTGATCAATAAACCCAAATGATTGCTCCATATATTCAATCTTTACAAGATAACTAGGCAAAAAATGCATGCATTCTTTATGTCCAGTTGGGCATACTCTAATTGAGGAGAGAAAGAGTTATTATAGATCAAATAATGGTCGGTTAATTAGGTTTTATCGTAGTCAATTCCAGAGACTTGAGTAAAGCCCTCTGCTTCCATCgtttttgtatttaatataaTAGACTCATTTTGATTCGACTAGCGGTGAGAAAGACATCAACCCAAAGGGATAAAGATAAATTAGTAAGAATAATCATGGTTAATCAtattaatgttttcattcaGCTATTCATTCCATTCATAGAGTCATAGGACATGAAATATGCTTTTAGATTCCTAACGATCAAAGTGGATGAGGTTAATTAAAAAGCCTAACAGGTTAATCGTTAGTCATAAGACATTTGTGTCCTTATCTCTTACCCATCAATGTGGGTTCTTTCAACCCACCAAAGTGGACAGTAGCCATTAATAACGGGTGATCATCTGCCAAGCCTCCCCAAACTCACAGTCCTTTTTCCATAGAACAGGGTCTTTCTTCTATATAGTGAGGGTGTCTTACACCCATAACGTCAAAATAGAGAAGCCCTCTCACCTTTGCATTGTCTCTTTCAAATTCAGACTCCGTTTCAGAGTATGGTGTCCTTCATTTTCGGAAAGAGTAcacataaatatgaaaagaaaatcgTGGGAGCCTTATACAGATCTCGATGAAAGGTAACGCCCCCACATGGGCGTGGTTGGATGGGGGACAGAGGCGGAGGTCATGGGCACTTCACTTGTGAGTCAGTTTCTACTCTTCTGAACCCCTGATAGACTCTACTCGACGCTAAAAAATTTGTCTCAAAGTCACTAACTCCATGAGAGTGAGTTCATTTTTACCTACACGTGATGTAAAAGCCTTGGGTAATGAGAAAGCCAATCAGAAATCTCGGCCTTGAATTTGACGGTGGTTTTGTTTGTCCTTCCGAAACCCACAAGGCACAACAGGGCTGGCCCGTGAGTAGAAATAAGCTCAGAAATAGACGTGGCCAGCTTTGCAAACACAGCAAAAACACAAGTAATTAATGTGGCCCGAAAACCCAATTTCACTAATAAATGTGGGGTGGACTCATTCAATTCAATGCTGATTGCCAGCTTCTGCTTCTGCGTCTGCATCTTCCTGTGTGGACGTGAATGGATCACCGCCTCTGCCGGGTCAAACGCAACAAGTTACACTCAGGCTGCATTACAATTTATGGGCGAGTGGTCATGTAGCAGTAGGCAGAGGGTGTGTGAGCTTAGGCTCGTCAACAGAGGACAGATGGGCACACATAGATTGAAGAATCGGTTTTTATCACAGATATTTCTGATGATCCGAAAAGATATTGAGTACCGATGATCGAAAAGATATTGaagaatattgaaaaaatattaagaaaatcgCTGAAAAATAATTGTCGGGGAGACGAATATATTGATATATCACAAATATTTCTAGGAAATATTGGatatttttttgaaagctttttttaaatatttatatttttttattttttaattattcatttataatttatttttttattttaaatctatattatcattttatttttaactgttttttatatttatctcattaacgttattttaaaaaattactatcgcttcattcttttttatccgtttaattttatttaattttaaatatttttattttaaaatattaaaaatataattttactcaaaaattgctgcattataaaaaaaaattaatgaatttctaatattctataaattaaaattaatttgataagataaattagtaataattttaattatttaagtaaattaatgttaatagaaaaattgtcacttgtaataaatttttagaaatcaaatcttaaataaaatattttatataaatcaatttaattttttatttaaaatttaatcaaatatattttaataaaagtattttaatttttaaaataaatgaatataatatattaaaataatttatgttaattttttattaaaaaattgataaatattatatgtactattaaagataatatttatcaaatttttataataaaaaattagtattacttacttatttgatcatttttttcaaacatttttatgaattttgaataattttcactcattcatattttatcaaaatatatattaccGATACCAATCAtatttaccaatattttaatatttggtcAGACACGTCTtccatcaaaatttatttacatataagCAAAATCTGTCATGTTTCCATTGGTTTCTGGGTAAACCCCACTTTGTCAAATTCCAGGGGCTGCATTTGACTTGGAGAAAAatctgggtttttttttatgtgatggatagatttcttttataaaaaagaattaagtttgcatataaaatttttaaagtaaagagtcaactcatttttttaaaaatgattttgatataaaaatgaagTCTTTTAGTAAAAAtcgattaattaattaaaaaaaatcatctcaattttataaattcaatctctcgtatttgaaattgaaaaaaaaaactcatttttaatgTAAATGTCATTCAATATgtcaattatttatattatttttatgaaaataataataagagtatttttataaaaaattaagtatattttttattaaaaaaatagtgaatgattaaatttataaaatgggggttattttatccattttaatcaattaatctttttaaaaaatgagtttaatataaaaaatttcaagacaAAAATtgacttcttttttcttttaaatataagtTTGGTGCAAAGAATGAACTCATTTGatcaaaataagaatttaatataaaaaaaaataaactcgtattttgaaaagaaattaatactagaaaaaacaagtgataaaaaaaaatcatactttaatttttttttttttaaataattattttttaataatttttttaaaatggacaAAAACAAAACCTAACCTTCATAAAAATAAcggattttttgttttaagtaaaatatatattactattgttattattatttataatttataaatataaaaaaattatatatataaaaccatGTTTATATATCAAagaataatgatattaatattaatatataaaacaatataataattttacaaattattgattctttcttgtgattttatttttatttttataaccaaAAAACCTTTCATAGCCAAatccttaggactctccataaGGACCCAAACCTCATAGTGCTAACTATTCCATAACAACTAGTACCAAGTAAATTCAGGATCTTCTAACAATCAGTATCGGGTGAATTCAAAATATCATCTGTACCAGAATTCGAACCCAACACTATATGTGTATCACTTATTAGAATTGCATTTCTCAATGTTTGTCATGACCAACTGATTCATTCTTATAATTATGTCATAAGATTATTGCACTTTTGTTGTTTGTCTAGTctgaataacataatattaataatataaataataatattaataagggTATTAATTAGGAGCTAAATTTTAATTGTGACATTGAGAGCTCCCTCTTCCCATGGCATTTCAACACCAACCACAAGCACATTTCATTAAGCTCAATATTTCACTAGCCAACCTTTTTTGTGAAGATTGAGACTAGGCTCTCATcaaacaaattataaatttaatgacttaaaaagatgaattattttaaaatctataacttaattattactttaaggtgatgtttgttttttaactagataaaaaaaaaagtcaaaatattttgttttttttattcaactaaaattaatctatttttattgaccaacataactaaaatgaacttgttatcaatagattatgtttaattatgttaattgatgtttttattttttatagttacttttagcttaataaaaaaaattaaatatttttatttttctattctaTTCTTTAAGTTCAAGTTGAGATTAACATGGTTGGGTTACACTCAAGTTGATTAGTTGATTAGGTTGATCAAGTTCTataattcaaaatccatttataatatttttttttttttttaaaaaaaatgatgtatttatataaaattttaaaaagtaaatagaaCAAAACTTCAATatagcaacaaaaaaaaaaaaaaaattatgtatctttctaaaataatctaaaagtatatgaatatgatataatatgatattttttcttaaaaatctaaaaagaaaataatattattatataaaataatatacattataaatattataaaaacattaaattagaTTCCGATTAGGCTCTTGTTGCTCAAAACTAAAACTCAAGTTCAACCTAAATTGTGTTTAGATTGAAAAAAACTTAACCCAAACTCAATTTgagtattgaaaattattatccAAATCCATCCAAACATCAGGGTTTGGATTGGAACAAATCAATTCCTTAAGTTGCACCTCACAAggggataaaaaaaaagagtcaattaagaattttgaattaaaaacaaaaattgactTCTTTTCACTTGTTAATTTAAATTACTTtcaattttaacaaatattattaatactaAATATTCTAAATGACTTAAATCAAGAGGACAAATGTTTTTCAATTGAAATCTTGAATTGTTTGAAATCAAAACAACACTCCATTTAAAAGTGTCATTTTATGATAAAAGtctaaatttttagtattttatataatCGGACAAAAATATCTAGGAATAAAGCTTGACTTAAACACATGATATTTGTTATCTCATATTTGCTTGTGGTTCAATTGGataatttatcaaacaactaGGAGCTTGGTCAACTATTCGATCAAATGATATTTACCATGACTTAAACATTTCTTTGCCCTCATTAGTTGGGGGAAGAATCCCCGTGAATGGGATTTTTCTTTGACGAACATATAGAGAGAGAATTGGATATGGTTAGGCAATGTGTGATTGGTAAACAAGGATTGGGTTTTTAGCAAGGTACAAAATATATCGTCAAATATTCAATACGATTTGTAGAGTTCCAAGGGTATTTTGTCATGTCATCATCAGCAGTAACCCAATGTCCTAAGAGCCCTCCATTTAAAAGATTTACGACTGCTggacaaaataattaaatattaaaaattaaaaattgtcaTATAAAAAGTGTGCTCTATATATAATCAGCCTTCAAATCAATTTTCTTGATGCAGGCATCACAGGATTACACATTCATAGACTGTTGTCTGTCCTATGGAAAAAGACACCACCACaaggaataaaacaaaaatgggCAGGTTTCTTATCAAAAGAAGGCTCAGAACTCTAGGATTTTTCTCAATTGACACTACAGTTGAACGGTGTACCTCAAGAATCACATCCCAAGCAATAAGGAGTCTCTTGCCCGGATGGTATCATTCCACCACTACTTCACTTTCTGTATGAGATAAGTTCATGGAAACCTAATATGAAAAGATCCTGCATAAGTGTTTTCAAAACATTAGGTAACTTGTCTCCTGCTGCTTTAGGAGACTCTCCTATAGAATCACAAGTGTTCTAAAAAACATTAGGTAAATTGTTGATTGTACACACTTGATCACTGAATTCTCTGGAGCAGTTTGTCCACCATGATTTTCTGCTGCACCACACTCAAAGACTCGGAATTCATTATAGCATTCGCAACAAGGATGACTGTAGATGGAGATGAGGCATTTACCTAGCATTTGAAACCAAACGATAACATTGATGCTATCAATAAGCATTCTCTCTTTAATCAGGAAAGGTCGAAATAAATATCGAACAAGATTGCAAAAATGCGCAATTTCATCTTTGAGCTCAGCCCCAAAAATGGTATAGAGCTTtaaagggataaaaaaaaaaaaaaaaaaaaaaaaaaaaacaacaaacaaactGGGAAAATGGAACTACATCGGCAGTAAAACAATCAAGATATCAATGACATGTTGGGAAAACAGAAATACTTAATTGGACCACAATAAAAAGGCAGGGAGAATTATACCCAAACCCGGCCATTTAAACCAACTGCTATCTCAAAGGAAAGCTTCTTCCCAAGAGCCTCAAGGACTGGACATGTTGGTGAGCTCAGCAGCCTAGAAAATTTAAATGAGTGGTCATCACTTCAACTTAAATGAAACCtcaaaatttatcattttgatCTGCAGTACTGTGCATCCAGACAAAGGAATGATTTATCCCTAACATTTATCTTTAAATGAATTAAAGGAGTTGGGCAAAAGATCTTACATTCGTGATAGGCCTGTTGATGACTCAAACATGTAGCCGTCTTTAAGGGGGCCAAACTCTGCTGCTTTCCCACTGGCTAAGAACAAGATATGaagttttagaaattattagGCCAAATACCCTCTCCTCATAGTCTAAACAAAGTAGGAAAAAGTAACTCAAAGATGAAACCATAAGTGTGAGGTATTTATAATGAAGCCAGAAATCCAAATAAACTAACCATCAGTGCATGAAAGCTCAGGATTCATGCCTGTGTTTGCCTTGACCACTCGAACATAGAGCAATGTACCCGCCTGCAAGATAAAAAGTCCGCCCAATAAAGTACTGCCAAGACATTATTTTTATAGTGGAACatgaactaaaagaaaaaaagaaatgaatcaaTGTTGTTGCATGctttttttatattaacaaAAGACCTGCATTCTTATATTGCAATAGTTCTAATATTATTCACGGAACTGGCAGGAGGACATAGCAACATTATTTCCTagtaaggagaaaaaaaaaaaggcaaagagAAAATGTTGTGTCTGTATGTGTGTTTTGGGGGTTGCACTTTGAGTGCTTGTGGATAGACAATGAACAAGTGCTTATCAAATCCATTTGATATCGCCATGCAAACATCATATTGCATTAGCACTGATTCATAAAATCAACATGACTTGAGACTTTAGGACTTTCACCTCAAACTTGGGTATATTTCTCCTTGTTCCTCCTTCAAATGCAAGCACAGGCAGAAATGCCAATGCAGGTCCTTTGATGTCCACAAGAAAATTCTGCAAATGATGGGAACAAAGGTAATCATTTTAGAGTTTGTGAGAGTAAATAtagtatttaaaattatttacttttggTAAGTAAACGATGCTctaaataagattttgaaattatttatccAAGGAAAACTAAACATGAATACACAAGTTCAAAATTATGTACCATGGGgataattaggaaaaaaaaaacagcagaATATACATGGATATTCTGTAGAAATAACACTTGGGACAAAAGACATAGCATCTGAAAAATATTCTAACTCATTCTCCTTtcgagaaaaaaataaaaataaaaaatcaattgaaagaaaaatgtgGTAAAAATCTtacccaattttttatttatttttatcagaaacaaacatatgtattaattaagaataaataaaacatgagaaggatgagaaatcctcctcACGAAATAGAGACCTGATCAAAAAGAGCTAAGTAAACGTCCTCTATACATGGGGCTatacaaaacaaacaaaagccTATACAGGTGTGACTACTCTTGGCCTTGTAGACCCTACTCTAAGGGGTGCAAATCGACAACCAATTAAGCCGAATTACACTCAAATGATAGGGTTTAAAAATGCGTGTACAGAATCTTCCCAAAATATTCTGTTACAGAAAAACAAAGTTACTTTCCAAGATTTTAAGCTCAATGCTTCTAAAGCCATGGGGAAAATGATAAGAATGCATTTGGACTACAATAAAGGATCCTGAAGGATAATCAGAATCCAAAATATATTGGCTAATTTGGTAAATTAGGCGGAACTCTGCCCCACATTTGCAGATTCAAGTAAACTTCAATTTACAAGTTAAAGATAGAAAGGAGGGAGCTTGAAGTTCAATCTTATCAATTGCACAGGAAgctaattttttccaaaaactaattGGTTAGGTGCAAAAGATCACTACTGCACAGTATGCTGGTAGTCAATATAGAACATGTGAAGTATAGAATTGCAGAAGGGGAGTCAAATTATAATCTAAAGCAAGGAGAACAATAGTAGAATTCCCTTGgaagaataataataactaataaaTGCTAAATTAAAAACTCAAGAGTGAACATCCGATACAAGAATATCAAcataaggaaatcaatgaattgATGAGTTTGCCAATCTGGGTCACTGGGTTCATGAAGATTAAAATTTGGTTGAAGGGGGTTTCTCAGTTGGCAATGGATTTGATCCTTGAGGATTTTGAGGTGATGTTCCGACTGGGTACTGTGGGTGCATAATAATTTTACTTACCagaagttaataaaaaaataataaaatgaaaaagggtAAATCTCATCCACTTTTCCCAATAAGCACCACAATGTCAGCTGAAACACAGGAATATGTCTAATCCTCCATGTCAAACTGTACCCAGAACCAAAAATTACTGACAAATCAAATCTCAACAAGAAACTACAATTTCTTCATGTGCTCCTCATATagtatatttcattttttagaatataatATCAAACACTATCATGTCTACAAAGTAAAGATGCTTATTTATATTGTATTTACAGtgaaaaggaggaaaaataatagaatgaaaAAAGGTGAATCTCATCCAATTTCCCAATAAGCACCACAATGACAACTGAAACACAAGAATATGTCTAATTCTCTATGCCAAACTGTATCCAGAAACAAAAATGACTGATAAATCAAATGTTGACAAGAAACTATCATTTGTTCATGTGCTCCTCATATAGTATATTTCATTCTTTAGAATATAATATCAAACACTATCATGTCTATAATGCAAAGATGCTTATTTATATTGCATCTCCAGTGAAAAGGgggcaaaacaaaaaagaattccACCAATTTGAATAAACAATTAAGCTAAATCAGGTATGTAGTTCCTATACTAACACCAAAAAATTCATTAGTGTAACTGAAACATGACATTAGAGTACTTCAGAAGTGCTTACATCTGCTTTAGAATCTACCACAATTCCAAGAACAGTATCCTCCACGCATGGCACATACTGTACAAAAGAATAGCCACATAAGGAATGCCGCAAATAATAACTTACAGTGTTGGTAGTTCCTATAGCATAAACTGACAAGACAGTATTCTGTCATCTTTATCATAATTATCTAATGATAATTGCACCATACTCACCCTCTTTTGGGAGCTTTCCACCCAATATTTATTGGGCTTTGAGAACCTTAGCCTCCCCGCTTTCGTGACAGTAATAGCATCACAATCCTGAAAAAATTAGGTTTGCAATGATGGATACATATGTACTCTAATCAACGCAAAAGACAaggggaaaagggaaaaaagaaaaaatgcaacAACAAATAAACCTATTGCAAATCAAATCTTGAGGAGAGGAATTAcatttggaaaacaaaaacctaGAAATCACAAGCTAACTAACCATCAAACAACTAAATAGAGCATGGTTGAATGATTATGAACAGATTGAACCTCAAAATTGTTGTTCCTCTACAAACTGGAAGAAGAAACAACCAATCACATCCTCCTTCATTGTGTTAAGACAAGGGTTTTGTGGCACTTTCTACTTTTACATTTTGGGGTGAACAGGTATTGTCGTCTTCAATAAAAGAAACTCTACTAAGTTGGCAAGGGAGGTTTCTGGGGAAAAATTGGAGGGAGTTTCCGAAGGCTGCCCCATTGTGTGCTTATTTTGGCCATATGGAATGAGAGGAATGACATATCTTTTGATAATCAGGAACAGTGATCAAACCAAATAAATGTTGTGTTTGAACTCTCTTCTGTTGTGCTCAAAGAGATCCATGGATATGAATTCCACGTCTATTCTAGATCTAGTTGACTGGTTGGATCTAAATAAGGGGTGGgaagtttttttgtttctttttttttttttaatcatttggcTCCCTTGTATTCGTCTTGTGCTCTTTACTGCAGCGCTTTTTTTATTGGTGCTgttaatataattttgtttgtgtatcaaaaaattaaaaaagagtaaaataaataaataaataaataaaaatgaggaaCAGATTGAACcccaatcctttttttttttttttcctatttggaGTGGGAAACAGAAATTGAGAATTATGCATTCCCAAATATATAAGCTGCCAGGCATTGATGTAAATAAAGTGTCACCAGGCCATTATCAGAGTCGAGTAAGAGGCTGCGCAAAGTAACAAGAATGTCCTTCAAAAAATTTGCAATGTGAAAGAGCGATAATTATCATGTACTACGATTGCATGTTTTACATGATGAATGGAAACATTAAGTGATATGCCAATTTATGCACATAAACACCCATGATTTCAAGAAAAGTCCATCCATCAAATCAACTACTTATTTCCATCACCGAATGATCACGTGCAGAGACCGacattcaaagaaaaataaataaaatttaaagcaaGAACCAAGAAATTACATTCTCAAAAAGGAGCTGTCACAATAAACAAAGTCCTCACAGCAAACAACAATAAAATCAATGAAACTTGCACTCTTTATAAAACTGTAAAAGGTAAACATTAACAGAAGAACCAGTGTTATCAAAGGCAATCGCTTGGGTTGCCTAGGCCATCAAGCTAGGTGAGGCAAATAAAAGTCGCCTCTTGAAGACCTAGGCAAGGCGGCTTCAAAGAGGCAACACCTAGGCAATTGCCATGGGATAAGGTGCAAGGCATAGAGGTAACCTTTCACCATGAGTTAAGATTAAACatacttaaattataatttctttcaatttaacattggattaaacaaagtataagatggaatattatattattaatcatAGAG of Vitis vinifera cultivar Pinot Noir 40024 chromosome 17, ASM3070453v1 contains these proteins:
- the LOC100241656 gene encoding uncharacterized protein LOC100241656, coding for MEDNTPASFVDQLVVPGDVVLDLSKMGNQTIKLGGGLHQDCDAITVTKAGRLRFSKPNKYWVESSQKRYVPCVEDTVLGIVVDSKADNFLVDIKGPALAFLPVLAFEGGTRRNIPKFEAGTLLYVRVVKANTGMNPELSCTDASGKAAEFGPLKDGYMFESSTGLSRMLLSSPTCPVLEALGKKLSFEIAVGLNGRVWVNASSPSTVILVANAIMNSESLSVVQQKIMVDKLLQRIQ